One segment of Chroococcidiopsis sp. TS-821 DNA contains the following:
- a CDS encoding YkvA family protein, with translation MKNFGIQSVYSWYRNLLRNPRYRWWVILGTAFYFLLPFDIAPDFLPVVGQIDDVFLLSLLLAEVSQILMEGVKARRANTQQTAEANTQTTASTIDVDAVSVK, from the coding sequence ATGAAGAACTTTGGTATTCAATCGGTCTATAGTTGGTATCGCAATCTCCTACGCAATCCTAGATACCGCTGGTGGGTAATTTTAGGAACAGCGTTTTATTTCCTGCTGCCATTTGACATCGCACCTGATTTTCTGCCAGTTGTTGGACAAATAGACGATGTCTTTTTACTATCACTCCTGCTTGCAGAAGTTTCTCAAATATTGATGGAAGGTGTCAAAGCGCGTAGAGCTAACACTCAACAAACTGCTGAAGCGAATACACAGACAACAGCAAGCACTATCGACGTTGATGCGGTATCAGTTAAATAG
- a CDS encoding TIGR00300 family protein, translating to MNSSLRFLMCPPDHYDVDYVINPWMEGNIHKSSRDRAVDQWQKLHHIIKEHAIVDLVQPQPGVPDMVFTANAGLVLGDNVVLSRFYHKERQGEEPYFKAWFESQGYTVYELPKDLPFEGAGDALLDREGRWLWAGYGFRSELDSHPYIAKWLDIEVISLRLMDERFYHLDTCFCPLSGGYLLYYPPAFDSYSNRMIEMRVAPEKRIAIAEADAVNFACNAVNIDSVVIMNKASDNLKQRLAKAGFQVIETPLTEFLKAGGAAKCLTLRVTEPVRSEVTANAPVESRTIRLEGHLLDTGLINRALDLIVENSGSFQVLKFNLGEQRQSTSTAEVKVSAPSHDVMESIISQLIDLGAVDLPQDERDAKLEPVLQAGVAPDDFYVTTIYPTEVRINGEWVRVQNQRMDGAIAIKQTADGLLARCKLLRDLEVGEHVVVDVQGIRTIRKTESREQRNTQEFSFMSAGVSSERRVELVVEQVAWELRKIRDQGGKVVVTAGPVVIHTGGGEHLARLIREGYVQALLGGNAIAVHDMEQNMMGTSLGVDMQRGVAVRGGHRHHLKVINTIRRCGSIAKAVEQGILKSGVMYECVRAGVPFSLAGSIRDDGPLPDTQMDLIKAQQEYAQLLEGADMILMLSSMLHSIGVGNMTPAGVKMVCVDINPAVVTKLSDRGSVESVGVVTDVGLFLSLLVQQLDRLTSPYHVAQMV from the coding sequence ATGAATTCTTCGCTTCGCTTCCTCATGTGTCCTCCTGACCACTACGATGTGGACTATGTTATTAATCCTTGGATGGAAGGCAACATCCACAAGTCTTCACGCGATCGCGCGGTCGATCAGTGGCAAAAACTGCACCATATTATCAAAGAGCATGCGATTGTAGACCTCGTGCAACCACAACCCGGCGTACCCGATATGGTATTCACTGCTAATGCAGGACTCGTGTTGGGAGATAACGTCGTTCTCAGTCGTTTTTACCACAAAGAACGTCAGGGAGAGGAACCATACTTTAAAGCGTGGTTTGAGTCGCAAGGCTACACGGTATATGAATTGCCAAAAGACTTGCCATTTGAAGGCGCAGGAGATGCATTGCTGGATCGCGAAGGACGCTGGCTGTGGGCAGGTTATGGCTTTCGTTCGGAACTTGACTCGCATCCTTATATTGCTAAGTGGCTCGACATCGAAGTGATATCACTGCGGTTGATGGACGAGCGCTTTTATCACTTGGATACGTGTTTTTGTCCGCTTTCGGGTGGTTATTTGCTGTACTATCCGCCAGCGTTTGATTCGTATTCCAACCGCATGATTGAAATGCGCGTTGCACCAGAAAAACGCATTGCGATCGCCGAAGCCGATGCGGTGAACTTTGCGTGTAACGCCGTCAACATCGACTCGGTTGTGATTATGAATAAGGCGAGTGACAATCTCAAACAACGCCTCGCCAAAGCTGGATTTCAAGTCATTGAAACACCACTAACAGAATTTCTCAAAGCAGGTGGTGCAGCCAAGTGCTTAACGCTACGAGTCACCGAGCCAGTACGTAGTGAAGTAACGGCAAATGCTCCTGTCGAAAGCCGTACAATTCGCTTGGAAGGACACTTACTCGATACAGGTTTAATCAACCGCGCGTTAGATTTGATTGTCGAAAATAGCGGTAGCTTCCAAGTACTCAAATTTAATTTAGGAGAACAACGACAAAGTACTTCAACCGCCGAAGTAAAAGTTTCAGCGCCTTCGCATGATGTGATGGAAAGTATCATCTCACAGCTTATTGACTTGGGCGCAGTCGATTTACCACAAGATGAACGCGATGCTAAATTAGAGCCTGTCTTGCAAGCTGGGGTTGCACCAGATGACTTTTACGTCACTACGATTTATCCCACTGAAGTGCGAATTAATGGTGAATGGGTACGCGTGCAAAATCAGCGGATGGATGGCGCGATCGCAATCAAACAAACTGCTGATGGGTTATTGGCACGGTGTAAGTTATTACGCGATTTAGAAGTAGGCGAACATGTTGTTGTCGACGTTCAAGGTATCCGTACTATCCGCAAAACAGAATCGCGCGAACAACGCAATACCCAAGAATTCAGCTTCATGTCTGCGGGAGTGTCCAGCGAACGCCGTGTTGAATTAGTTGTCGAACAAGTCGCGTGGGAACTTAGAAAAATCCGCGACCAAGGCGGTAAAGTTGTCGTCACAGCAGGTCCAGTGGTAATTCATACAGGCGGTGGCGAACATCTTGCACGATTGATTCGTGAAGGGTACGTGCAAGCATTACTTGGTGGAAATGCGATCGCTGTCCACGACATGGAACAAAACATGATGGGGACTTCATTGGGTGTCGATATGCAACGTGGAGTTGCAGTACGCGGCGGACACCGCCATCATTTAAAGGTAATTAATACAATTCGCCGGTGTGGCAGTATCGCTAAAGCTGTGGAGCAGGGTATCTTAAAAAGTGGCGTGATGTACGAATGCGTGCGTGCAGGTGTACCATTTTCGCTTGCAGGTTCAATTCGCGATGATGGACCATTACCCGATACGCAGATGGATTTAATTAAAGCACAACAAGAATATGCACAGTTACTCGAAGGCGCAGACATGATTTTGATGTTGTCTTCGATGTTGCATTCAATTGGTGTTGGTAATATGACACCCGCAGGCGTAAAGATGGTGTGCGTTGATATTAATCCGGCGGTAGTGACAAAATTAAGCGATCGCGGTTCTGTAGAATCAGTTGGTGTTGTTACTGATGTCGGCTTATTCCTCAGCTTGTTAGTGCAACAACTCGATCGATTAACAAGTCCGTATCACGTAGCGCAAATGGTTTAA
- a CDS encoding aspartate kinase, producing MALIVQKYGGTSVGSAERIIAVAQRVMQTVKAGNSLVVVVSAMGKTTDGLVKLANAISSNPCRREMDMLLSTGEQVSIALLSMALQELGQPAISLTGAQVGIVTEAEHTRARILNISSQRIERHLKDGKVVVVAGFQGISSTTDWEITTLGRGGSDTSAVALAAALKASCCEIYTDVPGILTTDPRIVPEAQLMSEITCDEMLELASLGAKVLHPRAVEIARNYGVELVVRSSWTDDPGTRVVSPTPQPRSLVGLEITRPVDGVEADTDQAKVALLRVPDRPGVAARLFGEIARQNLDVDLIIQSIHEGNTNDIAFTVTTPILKRAEAVAQAIAPVLRSRATAREEAEVMVQQQIAKVSIVGAGMIGRPGVAAKMFATLSDAGINIQMISTSEVKVSCVIDATECDRAIDVLCKAFEIDRVYQSESQSATSSHPTSPPVRGVALDLKQAQLAIRQVADRPGTAAKLFGLLAERNISVDMIIQSQRCRVIDGVPKRDIAFTVAQIDAEEARQVLETAASEFGWGEVVVDSAIAKVSVVGAGMVGQPGVAARMFEALAQHQINIQMITTSEIKISCVVAQEQGITALKAIHAAFGLGSNQQIQVPA from the coding sequence ATGGCACTAATAGTCCAGAAATACGGTGGTACTTCGGTTGGTTCAGCAGAACGCATCATCGCAGTTGCACAGCGCGTCATGCAAACCGTAAAAGCAGGAAACTCACTTGTTGTCGTTGTTTCGGCAATGGGTAAAACCACCGATGGACTTGTCAAATTAGCTAATGCAATTTCTTCTAATCCTTGTCGCCGCGAGATGGATATGTTGCTTTCGACGGGAGAACAGGTATCCATTGCGCTGTTAAGTATGGCATTACAAGAATTAGGACAACCGGCGATTTCCTTGACAGGCGCACAAGTAGGAATTGTCACCGAAGCCGAACACACCCGCGCCCGCATTCTTAATATTAGTTCCCAACGCATTGAGCGACATCTCAAAGATGGCAAAGTTGTTGTTGTCGCCGGATTTCAAGGAATTAGTAGTACTACCGATTGGGAAATTACAACGTTAGGGCGTGGTGGTTCCGATACTTCTGCGGTGGCTTTAGCGGCTGCACTTAAAGCAAGTTGCTGTGAAATCTACACCGACGTTCCAGGAATTCTTACTACAGATCCGCGCATCGTACCTGAAGCGCAACTGATGAGCGAAATCACCTGCGATGAAATGCTTGAACTTGCAAGTTTAGGCGCCAAAGTCTTGCATCCGCGTGCGGTAGAAATTGCCCGCAACTATGGTGTTGAATTAGTTGTGCGTTCGAGTTGGACAGACGATCCTGGAACACGAGTGGTGTCTCCCACACCACAACCGCGATCGCTCGTCGGGTTAGAAATTACGCGTCCTGTGGATGGTGTTGAAGCGGATACTGATCAAGCAAAAGTTGCCTTATTGCGCGTTCCCGATCGCCCTGGTGTTGCTGCACGATTATTTGGTGAAATTGCACGGCAAAATTTAGACGTCGATTTGATTATTCAATCGATTCACGAAGGTAACACGAACGACATTGCCTTTACTGTCACAACACCAATTCTCAAACGCGCCGAAGCCGTCGCCCAAGCAATCGCCCCTGTATTGCGATCGCGCGCCACCGCTCGCGAAGAAGCAGAAGTGATGGTACAGCAACAAATTGCTAAAGTCAGCATTGTTGGTGCAGGGATGATCGGGCGTCCTGGTGTCGCCGCCAAAATGTTTGCGACGCTTTCTGATGCGGGAATTAATATTCAAATGATTTCAACTTCTGAAGTCAAGGTGAGTTGCGTTATTGATGCAACTGAATGCGATCGCGCGATTGATGTTTTGTGCAAAGCTTTTGAAATTGATCGCGTTTACCAGTCAGAATCGCAATCTGCTACTTCTTCCCATCCTACTTCACCACCTGTTAGAGGTGTTGCTTTAGACCTTAAGCAAGCGCAACTTGCTATTCGCCAAGTCGCCGACCGCCCAGGAACCGCCGCGAAGTTATTTGGACTTTTAGCAGAGCGTAATATCAGTGTTGATATGATTATCCAGTCACAGCGCTGCCGCGTTATTGACGGCGTACCCAAGCGCGATATTGCCTTTACTGTTGCACAAATCGATGCTGAAGAAGCACGCCAAGTGTTAGAAACCGCGGCTAGCGAGTTTGGTTGGGGTGAAGTTGTTGTTGATAGCGCGATCGCCAAAGTTAGTGTTGTTGGCGCAGGAATGGTAGGACAACCAGGCGTTGCTGCCAGAATGTTTGAAGCACTCGCGCAGCATCAAATTAACATTCAGATGATTACTACCTCAGAGATTAAAATTAGCTGTGTTGTTGCTCAAGAGCAAGGTATTACGGCTTTAAAAGCGATTCACGCAGCTTTTGGACTAGGTAGCAATCAACAAATTCAAGTTCCTGCTTAA
- a CDS encoding biopolymer transporter ExbD, giving the protein MKINLHSPIEEVQVQIIPLIDVIFCILTFFLLAALQFTRQQAINVDLPRASTGTPPEIRQTLIVTLDAIGQTYVEQEPVSRDQLTQRLQAYRQANPDGLMVLNASRTASYNEVIQVLDLLRAVGGDRVALATLPGDTNPGISPTVPVVPGLAPSPGTTIPQTNFNAPIPTIPPAPTPNQSPISPTTPAVP; this is encoded by the coding sequence ATGAAAATCAATTTACATTCTCCGATTGAAGAAGTTCAAGTTCAAATTATTCCGCTGATTGATGTCATTTTTTGTATCTTGACGTTTTTCTTGTTGGCGGCATTACAATTTACTCGACAGCAAGCGATTAATGTAGACTTACCCAGAGCTAGTACAGGGACGCCACCAGAGATTCGCCAAACTTTAATTGTGACATTGGATGCGATTGGGCAAACGTATGTTGAGCAAGAACCAGTCTCGCGCGATCAACTCACGCAGCGATTGCAAGCTTATCGCCAGGCAAATCCAGACGGACTTATGGTATTGAATGCTTCGCGGACTGCAAGTTACAACGAAGTGATTCAAGTCCTCGATCTGCTACGCGCCGTTGGTGGCGATCGCGTTGCTTTAGCAACTTTACCAGGCGATACAAATCCTGGCATCAGCCCTACAGTTCCCGTTGTTCCTGGACTTGCACCTTCACCGGGAACAACTATTCCACAAACTAATTTCAACGCACCGATTCCAACAATTCCACCAGCGCCTACTCCGAATCAATCGCCGATTTCTCCGACAACACCTGCAGTTCCGTAA
- a CDS encoding phage holin family protein yields the protein MLVELLIAWLVSASSLLLVTQLPVGIEIDSTPKAFISAAVLGIVAAVVNPILKAVFFIPNVVTFGLLSGVFTFIIGAVSLAIAASLVSGFRLRAGIWSALIGALALSVVSNLIYGFVSP from the coding sequence ATGTTGGTGGAGCTGTTAATTGCATGGTTAGTGAGTGCATCAAGCTTATTACTGGTAACGCAATTACCTGTAGGAATTGAAATTGATAGCACTCCTAAAGCTTTTATTTCGGCTGCGGTTTTAGGAATTGTTGCGGCTGTTGTTAATCCGATTTTAAAAGCCGTATTTTTTATTCCTAACGTCGTAACATTTGGTTTATTATCTGGCGTATTCACTTTTATTATTGGTGCTGTTAGTTTAGCTATTGCAGCTTCTTTAGTAAGTGGATTTCGTCTACGCGCAGGCATTTGGAGTGCTTTAATTGGAGCGTTAGCCCTCTCGGTTGTTAGCAATTTAATTTATGGTTTTGTCTCTCCTTAA
- a CDS encoding MotA/TolQ/ExbB proton channel family protein: MLPLLALSILSLSVIIERLWFWFRILNQEREIVNRILYAARDNWAGATQLAKRATDQPIGRFLYAPLRLSRPDPELFRLALESTAEDEIAAMRQGEKILEAVIALAPLLGLLGTVLGLIRSLRNIRLGDLGTASAAGVTLGIGESLISTAAGLLVAIISLAFYRLFQAFVVNQVKVFRKAGSELEVLYRQTWDDSGADIQSTVPRANIVQRDTTEGYRIPPRSEKKGPDASPL; the protein is encoded by the coding sequence ATGTTACCCTTGCTGGCGCTGTCAATTTTATCGTTGAGTGTCATTATCGAGCGCTTGTGGTTTTGGTTTAGAATTCTTAATCAGGAACGCGAAATTGTAAATCGCATTCTTTATGCAGCGCGAGACAATTGGGCAGGTGCGACACAGCTTGCCAAAAGAGCAACCGATCAACCAATTGGGCGGTTTCTTTACGCGCCATTGCGCTTATCTCGACCCGATCCAGAACTCTTTCGCCTGGCGTTAGAATCAACCGCTGAAGATGAGATAGCTGCAATGCGTCAGGGAGAAAAAATCCTAGAAGCGGTCATTGCACTCGCCCCTTTACTTGGTTTGTTGGGAACTGTACTCGGTTTAATTCGGTCTTTGCGAAATATTCGCCTAGGCGATTTAGGAACCGCTTCGGCAGCAGGAGTTACCTTGGGTATTGGGGAATCCCTAATCAGTACCGCTGCTGGTCTTTTAGTCGCAATTATTAGCCTAGCATTTTATCGGTTGTTCCAAGCTTTTGTTGTCAACCAAGTCAAAGTTTTTCGTAAAGCAGGAAGTGAGTTGGAAGTTCTGTACCGCCAAACTTGGGATGACAGCGGTGCAGACATTCAAAGCACTGTACCGCGCGCGAACATTGTCCAGCGCGACACAACTGAAGGTTATCGCATTCCCCCTCGTTCGGAAAAAAAAGGTCCTGATGCTTCACCACTGTAA
- a CDS encoding S-layer family protein — MAVIRGTVGNDTLTGTQFADTLFGFAGNDLLLGRGGNDVLNGGVGNDTLDGGNGIDTLIGGAGNDTYRINNTNDIINEAVNGGIDTVLSSRSYTLGNNLERLILTGIAAINGTGNSLNNIIIGNNNNNVLRGGAGNDSLNGQKGSDTLYGGDGNDTLSGSSIYDVFGDDDPYDGGDFTADFLYGGDGNDTYIIAESFDVIYETANSGIDTVISYRDYTLGNNLENLTLVDSPLSSNNTRLTGNGLNNVIIGNSKRNILRGQAGNDLLNGGAGDDTLSGTDGTLDRDTLTGGSGRDTFVLGTDSSVFYDDNNRTTPGFGDYALIKDFNPNEDQIRLNGKRSDYVLLTSPTGMPAGTAIFRNKSGEPNELIAIIQGSTTSLNLNGTYFKFTGDEINVATLNGNNGFTISGFGKGFYGFSDVPISSAGDINGDGFTDILIGASWTNSSGQYAGASYVVFGKPGGFGANVNVANLNGNNGFVLEGINSGDVSGASVSNAGDVNGDGFADILIGAPGADPNGRDSAGESYVVFGKSGGFGARVNLATLNGNNGFVLEGINAFDGSGVLVSNAGDVNGDGFADILIGAPKAGSNRQNNIAESYVVFGKAGGFDTRVNLAALNGSNGFAIKGITSARYSLDFSISNAGDVNGDGFADIIIGAPGAGEAGQAYVVFGKSGGFGASVNLAALNGKNGFAINGVTSINAVSDAGDINGDGFADIIIGAPGARANGLARAGQSYVIFGKSGGFGASVNLANLNGNNGFTINGTQTFAYSGAAVSSAGDVNGDGFDDAIVGTSSSYYGGAGFEIGIGESYVIFGKAGGFGANFNLVDLNGLNGFPIKGIETRNTTSTSISEAGDVDGDGFDDILLGSYIAAESYVIFGKDFNNQVTRQGTAGNDTLIGTNGDDILIGGRGNDRLIGGLGANVLYGGAGDDTLSFGASDRRIDGGSGTDTLTVDTSGVTIDLTTLPNNRIRGIEIVDLTGTGNNTLNLTRLDLLALSDTTNRLIVNGNRGDRVTSTGQGWLSGGTTTLDGVLYNQYTSGAATLLVDADITQTIS, encoded by the coding sequence ATGGCAGTCATTAGAGGAACTGTTGGTAACGATACTTTAACTGGAACGCAATTTGCAGACACACTCTTCGGTTTTGCAGGAAATGACTTATTGTTAGGTCGTGGTGGTAATGATGTTCTGAATGGCGGTGTAGGCAATGACACGCTTGATGGTGGTAATGGTATCGATACCCTTATCGGGGGAGCGGGCAATGATACGTATCGTATTAATAACACGAATGACATCATTAATGAAGCAGTAAATGGTGGGATAGATACTGTTTTATCTTCTAGAAGCTATACATTAGGTAACAATTTAGAGCGGCTAATACTAACAGGAATTGCGGCAATTAATGGTACAGGGAATAGCCTCAATAACATTATCATCGGCAATAACAATAACAATGTGCTGCGCGGCGGGGCAGGTAACGACAGCCTGAATGGACAAAAAGGAAGTGATACTCTTTATGGAGGCGATGGTAACGACACGCTCAGCGGTAGTTCAATATATGATGTTTTCGGTGACGACGATCCTTATGATGGTGGCGATTTCACAGCAGATTTCTTATACGGTGGTGATGGTAACGACACCTATATCATTGCTGAATCATTTGATGTAATTTATGAAACAGCTAATAGTGGTATTGATACAGTCATTAGTTATCGTGACTACACGTTAGGCAACAATTTAGAAAACTTAACCTTAGTTGATTCTCCACTCAGTAGTAATAATACTCGTCTTACAGGCAACGGTCTCAATAATGTAATCATCGGTAATTCAAAAAGAAATATTTTGCGCGGTCAAGCCGGTAATGATTTACTCAATGGTGGTGCAGGTGATGATACTTTAAGCGGTACAGACGGCACTCTTGACCGCGATACCCTCACTGGTGGTAGCGGTAGAGACACGTTTGTTCTCGGTACTGACTCTAGCGTATTTTACGACGACAATAATCGAACTACACCAGGTTTTGGCGACTATGCTTTGATTAAAGATTTTAATCCTAACGAAGACCAAATTCGACTCAACGGCAAGCGTTCTGACTATGTTCTCTTAACTTCGCCCACAGGAATGCCAGCAGGAACCGCAATTTTTCGCAACAAAAGCGGCGAACCTAATGAACTCATCGCAATTATTCAAGGCTCGACAACTTCACTCAATCTTAACGGTACCTATTTTAAGTTTACTGGTGACGAAATTAACGTTGCTACGCTTAATGGTAACAATGGCTTTACGATCAGTGGCTTTGGCAAAGGTTTCTACGGCTTCTCTGATGTGCCTATCAGCAGCGCCGGAGATATTAATGGTGACGGCTTTACTGATATCTTAATTGGTGCATCTTGGACTAATTCAAGTGGGCAATATGCTGGTGCAAGCTACGTTGTATTTGGTAAACCAGGTGGATTTGGTGCAAATGTGAACGTAGCAAATCTCAACGGTAACAATGGATTTGTTCTTGAAGGTATCAATTCAGGTGACGTTTCAGGTGCTTCTGTTAGTAATGCGGGAGATGTGAATGGTGATGGCTTTGCTGACATCTTAATTGGGGCACCTGGTGCCGATCCTAACGGTCGAGATAGTGCCGGAGAAAGTTATGTTGTGTTTGGTAAATCAGGTGGATTTGGCGCACGCGTAAACTTAGCAACGCTCAATGGTAATAATGGGTTTGTCCTCGAAGGCATCAATGCATTTGATGGTTCAGGTGTTTTGGTCAGCAATGCGGGAGATGTGAATGGCGATGGCTTTGCAGATATCTTGATTGGTGCGCCTAAAGCTGGTTCTAATCGTCAAAATAATATCGCAGAAAGTTATGTCGTATTTGGCAAAGCAGGTGGATTTGATACGCGGGTAAATTTAGCCGCCCTCAATGGTAGTAATGGTTTTGCAATCAAAGGGATTACTAGTGCCCGTTACAGTTTAGATTTTTCTATCAGTAATGCGGGAGATGTGAATGGCGATGGCTTTGCTGACATCATTATTGGGGCACCTGGTGCGGGCGAAGCAGGACAAGCATATGTTGTGTTTGGGAAATCAGGTGGATTTGGCGCAAGTGTGAACTTGGCTGCGCTGAATGGTAAGAATGGCTTTGCCATCAATGGCGTCACATCAATAAACGCCGTTAGCGATGCAGGCGATATTAATGGTGATGGCTTTGCTGACATCATTATTGGGGCACCTGGTGCGCGTGCCAATGGTCTAGCCCGTGCTGGTCAAAGTTATGTCATATTTGGGAAATCAGGCGGATTTGGCGCAAGTGTGAACTTGGCAAATCTCAACGGTAACAATGGCTTTACGATCAATGGCACTCAAACATTTGCTTACTCGGGTGCAGCAGTTAGCAGTGCAGGAGATGTGAATGGTGATGGCTTTGATGATGCGATCGTCGGAACGAGTAGTTCTTATTACGGTGGTGCTGGTTTTGAAATAGGTATTGGAGAAAGCTACGTTATCTTTGGCAAAGCGGGTGGTTTTGGTGCTAATTTCAATCTAGTTGATTTGAATGGGCTAAATGGTTTTCCTATTAAAGGAATTGAGACACGTAACACGACAAGCACATCTATCAGTGAAGCGGGAGATGTAGATGGTGATGGCTTTGATGATATCTTACTTGGTTCTTATATAGCGGCAGAAAGCTACGTTATCTTTGGCAAAGACTTTAATAATCAAGTGACACGCCAAGGCACGGCAGGAAATGACACACTGATTGGCACGAACGGTGATGATATTCTCATTGGTGGTAGGGGGAACGATCGCCTGATTGGCGGTCTTGGCGCGAATGTCCTCTATGGTGGTGCGGGAGATGATACGCTCAGCTTTGGTGCGAGCGATCGCCGGATTGATGGCGGTAGCGGTACGGATACTTTAACCGTAGATACTAGCGGCGTCACAATCGATTTAACGACTTTGCCTAACAACCGGATTCGAGGAATTGAAATCGTTGACCTTACGGGAACTGGCAATAATACCTTAAACTTAACGCGCTTGGATTTACTAGCATTGTCAGATACAACCAACCGTTTGATTGTCAATGGCAATAGGGGCGATCGCGTCACTTCAACTGGGCAAGGATGGCTGAGTGGCGGTACGACAACACTCGATGGTGTTTTGTACAATCAGTATACTTCTGGTGCTGCTACGCTTTTAGTTGATGCAGACATTACACAAACGATTAGCTAA
- a CDS encoding leucyl aminopeptidase: protein MEIRAIDTPLLDWTGDCLAIGLFEETEELQGDVAQLNEKFADALKEIIEETEFKGKEGSSAVTRIGGGSPVRKVFLIGLGNQETLKLDNVRRAGATVARLAKKEKCKTVGVNLPTANNDPAATVQAIAEGVQLASYQDNRFKSEPEDKGFCVERVDLLGFAGQEAAIARANSICAGVNLARELVAAPANEVTPITLAETAQKIAQEHGLQVEILEREDCEKLGMGAFLGVAQASDLPPKFIHLTYKPEGTPKRKLAIIGKGLTFDSGGLNIKAGPGSSIEMMKMDMGGAGATLGAAKAIAQLKPDVEVHFISAATENMISGRALHPGDILKASNGKTIEVNNTDAEGRLTLADALVFAEKLGVDAIVDLATLTGACIIALGDEIAGLFSPDDKLAQQLAQAAEAAGEKLWRMPFEEKYFEGLKSGIADFKNTGPRGGGSITAALFLKQFVKETPWAHLDIAGPVWTDKENGCNNPGATGYGVRTLVHWVLSQ from the coding sequence ATGGAAATTCGAGCAATTGATACCCCGCTTCTAGATTGGACTGGGGACTGTCTTGCTATTGGCTTGTTTGAGGAAACGGAGGAGTTACAGGGTGATGTAGCTCAACTCAACGAGAAATTTGCTGATGCGCTGAAAGAAATTATCGAGGAAACGGAATTTAAAGGTAAAGAAGGTAGTAGTGCAGTTACGCGGATTGGTGGCGGTAGCCCAGTACGCAAAGTATTCTTGATCGGGTTAGGAAATCAGGAAACGCTGAAGTTAGACAATGTGCGCCGCGCTGGTGCTACTGTGGCTCGATTAGCTAAAAAAGAGAAGTGTAAGACGGTAGGCGTGAATTTACCGACAGCAAATAACGATCCTGCAGCAACGGTACAAGCGATCGCCGAAGGCGTGCAACTTGCCTCGTATCAAGACAATCGCTTTAAGTCTGAACCTGAAGATAAAGGCTTTTGTGTCGAACGCGTCGATTTACTCGGATTTGCAGGACAAGAAGCGGCGATCGCCCGCGCCAATTCCATTTGTGCGGGAGTCAACTTGGCACGCGAATTAGTTGCAGCACCAGCAAACGAAGTAACGCCGATTACACTTGCCGAAACAGCGCAGAAAATCGCACAAGAGCACGGGTTACAAGTTGAAATTCTCGAACGCGAGGATTGTGAAAAACTAGGTATGGGAGCTTTTTTAGGCGTTGCCCAAGCTTCAGATTTACCACCTAAGTTTATTCACTTAACTTACAAACCCGAAGGTACTCCAAAGCGCAAACTCGCGATTATTGGAAAAGGGTTAACGTTTGATTCTGGCGGCTTAAACATCAAAGCAGGTCCAGGTAGCAGCATTGAGATGATGAAGATGGACATGGGTGGTGCTGGGGCGACTTTAGGTGCAGCAAAAGCGATCGCGCAACTCAAGCCCGATGTCGAAGTTCATTTCATTAGTGCGGCGACGGAGAACATGATTAGCGGTCGGGCGCTGCATCCTGGCGATATTCTCAAGGCTTCTAACGGCAAAACGATTGAAGTAAATAATACGGATGCAGAAGGTCGCTTAACTTTAGCCGATGCGCTTGTCTTTGCAGAAAAGTTAGGTGTCGATGCGATCGTGGATTTAGCAACGCTCACGGGTGCGTGTATTATTGCTTTGGGCGACGAGATTGCAGGTTTATTCTCGCCTGATGATAAACTAGCACAACAACTTGCCCAAGCGGCGGAAGCGGCTGGCGAAAAACTCTGGCGAATGCCGTTTGAAGAAAAATACTTTGAAGGGCTAAAATCTGGAATTGCCGACTTTAAGAACACAGGACCGCGTGGCGGTGGCTCGATTACAGCTGCTTTATTTTTGAAGCAGTTTGTTAAGGAAACGCCTTGGGCACACTTAGATATCGCAGGTCCTGTTTGGACTGACAAAGAAAATGGCTGCAATAACCCTGGTGCAACAGGTTATGGCGTACGCACATTAGTTCATTGGGTACTCAGCCAATAG